The following is a genomic window from Bacteroidia bacterium.
GGTAATCGGCTTCGAAGGTCCGGACCGTACGGCCCAAGGCATCGAGGACAAGTATGGTTGCGTGCATGCTCCTCGGGAGAGTAAAAGCGATACTGGTTGTCGCGGAGAATGGATTCGGGTAGTTCTGTTCCAACCGCAGATCAAGCGGGCGAGGCGTTTCACCGGTACCCACCACCATGACCATATTGACGGGAATATCCAGATAGACGGGATAATTCATGGTCGAAACCCTGATGTTGCCGGAGTACGTTCCCGCAGGCAGAAGCCGGGTGTTGACCGCGACAGGTATGACGAGTTCACCTTCTCCGCTCATCTGTCCGAAGTCCAGCCAGGTCATGTCGGGAGAGAGTATCCATGGAATACTCGGGTCGCCGACGGGACGAATGGTCAGGTTAATGGAAGGCAGGGGATCACGGTTGTTGACGTTGAAGGTCAGTTGGTCGGGAATGGCAACGAAACCCAACGGCGACATGTCCACGGAAAGTTCGACGGTAAACTGCCCCGTGGCGAACTGCGACACGATTTCCGTTTTCCCGGACATATCGGCGTCGTCGATCTTCAGTTTCGTGATGCGTCCCGGGAGCGGCGTAAACCAGGACATGGTGACGCCACTCGCGTTGATGCCGGCCTGATACGCGATGGTGTATTTCACAGAGAACAGATTATTCCCCGGAGTCGGCGGGCGATAATCCGTGAGTGAACCGGCGCCGAGTTGCGATGCACCGGGTGTGCTTATACACCGCGCATCGAATACCTCATTTGGCGGCTGTGGAGGCAGTTCGCCTTCGCCCATGTGCATATCAAGCGCGGACGAAGCGCCTTCGTACACACCGACAGCGAGCACCTGGCTTCTGCCCTGTCCGTTGGCGACAGTCAGTTCGAGCTGCACGCCACGCCATCCTTGCGCACCTGCCTGCATTGCCGCAATCAGCAGCAGTACGGTGATACTGATAAGGGTTCTCATGGCGTCCTCCTTACTTGACTATCGTGAGTATGCGGGAAACGACACCGGCCGATGTTTCGAGCCGATAGAGATAGATGCCGGCCGGAGCGGGAATCCCGCTCTCATCCCGTCCATCCCAGCTTGCGAGTTTGCTGCCCGCGCCCTGCCTGGAAGCGACAAGCGTGCGCAGCCGTCTGCCGAGAAGGTCGTACACCTGGAGACGCACGTCACTCTCGAAGGCCAGCGAATAGGGTATCCAGGTCTGTCCGCTCAGAGTGAACGGATTCGGATAATTACCGCCCAGCGCGAACTCTGTCGCGCGAGCTTGTACCGTAACGGTGAGGAACAGCTTCCTGCTTCCGGCAACCGGTACAACGATCTCTTCGCCCGCTGTGCCGCGCAGTACACCGAGCAACGTGCCGGACTCATCGCGTACCTCGATGCGCACGCGATCTGTCATCGCGAGGGAGAGACGAACAGAACCGTCACCCTGCAGCGACACGGTATTGTCGCCGTTGAAGACGAACAGCGCGTTCTCTGCCGTGCGCATGTCGAAAAGCGATGCCGGGGGCTTGGCGGGTATTGTCAGTATGTCACGAATTTCCGAAGAAGGCGTTGTGCCGCTGACGGAGAGGACGCGTGCGCCCTGACCGTCGTGCGTCGCTATCAACAGCGCGGCGATATCGAGCGCGTCAACGATCTTACTGTACAGAGCCGGATTACCGCCATTGACGGCGGAGGTCTCCATGCGGAGCTTGGTGCCCGGGTCAACGCGTACCCAATAGCCCTTTCCTGTTTCCACTGTCGTCGGGATAATGTAGCCGGCACTCGGATCCCAGCCGAAGATGGACTTCATCCCGGTTGAGGGAGTGACCTGAATACCGGAGACAGCCATGGACTTGCTCAATGCGCCGATCATGTTCCATCCGTAGCCGTAGGGTTCGCCGATACCGTTCAGGCTGTTCCATTCAAACAGATACCGGTTGATCCCGGTCAGAATATTGCTGTATCCTTCGCTCTTGAGCCAGTAGCCGCGGCCGAACGCCATACCGCCGACGCTCTCGTATGCACCGGTCGCCGTATTGAACTGGTAGAGCACCGCGGAAGGATCTGCAAAAACAACGGAGGCCTCCGCGTCCTTCATGTCCACCGGCAGAGATATCATCTGCCAACCGCCGGGGATTTTCCATGCGTAGCGTACGGGATCCTCATTCCCGTCGGGAATCGGAAGCGGGATGCGCAGACGTGTCGTGTCCTTCTCCTTGTCGGGATCATCGTCATCGTTGATCACATGGATCTCGCGATCACGGCCTGGTTTGTCCGGATCGAAGCAGAAGCGCACGATGAGCAGCGTGTCGAGCTGTTCGAAGGCAGAAAGTCTGGTGGGCTCGCCGCCTCCACCGTGAGTCGGTTCTTCAAAGCGCAGGTTGTACGGGTTGGCATAGGGACGGAGCTCACCGGTTTGGCGGTCGCGCAGCTCGAGTGCGAGGCGGACGCACGGCCACTCCTTCGTATCGATATCGACCGGTGTCACCACGATGTCGTTCTGGTTTGTGGGCTCGGGACAGGTCTTTTCTTTCACTTCGATGGTGAAAATATACGTGCCCTCATCAACGAAGGTGTAGTTCGATACCGTGCGCATGTCGATGCTTCCAGCCATGCCCTGGACTTTCAGCGTGAAGCTGGCGCTTGGTGAAACGGGCGGTGCAGGCCAGGTCATCTGTACAGGACTTGCCGAGCCGGTCTGTACGCGACCCTGATAGATATGCGAGGGTTTGATCGCGCGGTGATCGGTAACACTGCCCTGAGATCCGGTGATGTTGATCCACCGAATGTCAAAGGCCGTGGGCGGCGGTACTGGCGGCAAGTCAATCTGTCCGGCTTCGAGGCCGTCGCCGGCGCCTGCCTGCATTGCATATTCAAGAGCGACCTGATTGTTTTTGGAATTCACGAAGGCCAGATTGTGTCGCCATGCCTTCATTGGTTCCGGAACGCACGGCTTGGGACGGTAGTGGGCGATGAGTTTCTTGCTGCGCCACATGACGACATTCAGGGGATTCGTCGTCGTTGCCGTGTCACCACCCCATCCGACGAAAATGAAATCCGACGGCGGCGTTGCCTGTGCGATGAGCGTCGAACCTATCGCCGCGGTCTGACGATGGTCAAACGGTCCGGAGGGGCCTTCGGGATAAATGACCACCAACTCGGCCAGCTTGGGGTCGATCGGCTGAATTCGCGGATAAATCCGGTACACGCCCGGAAGCGTATTGGGCCCGAGCGGGATGTTGCTGGGATTGTTCGGCAAGTCGCCGAGATCCCCGCCGATACCGTGGAAGGTGAATCCGGGGGGAGTCTGATAGTATAGCTGGAAGGGCTGAAGATTCGGCCGTTTCAGACCCACGCGGAACAGGTCGGGATGAGGATGAGGCAGAGGAATGATCTCACCAGGGAAGGGACGGACCAGCAAAACGCGCACAAGGTCCGGACCCGGTAGATGTACAGACGGAGTCGAACTTATGCGCTCCACCTCAAGATCGTATTCGCCGAACGCGTAATGCCCGCCCCAGCGATCCACAAGGTCGTAGCTGATGGACTGCGAAATATCCGCTTCCACTTTTATCGTGTACTCGCCGTCGGTGTTGAGGGTGAGTTTCCACTCGCTTCCGACGCGCACAGCATTGATATAGGTTGATGTACCCGCGCGTTGCGCACGGAGTATGGGTACGAAATCCGACTGCGACTTCACCCGAAGGGTAATGCGTACGGCTTCGCCGAAAAACCCGCTGGAAAGATTGATAGCCGTGAGCCGGTATATATCAGCCTGTGGTATGAACCACGAGAACTCACCCGCAATGCCGGTGATCACCAGCGCGCCGTCGACGCGATACGGCAGCATGCCGGATCCCGACGAGGGCAGCACATGGGGATTCGTGCTGGTACTCGGTTCGCTTGGATCGTGGCAGTACACGGTATCCGCCGGGGTGGAGGGACGTGTCGTCACAGAGGCGATCTGCGAAGGCGTGCCGCGGTTCGTGTTGAAATACCCCACGATGCGGAAGCGGTACTCGCGATTGGCCTGAATCGGGTTCGCACCCGTCCCGCTCGTGCCCGGGACGGCGTATACGATAACGCCTGTCCACTGATTGATGCTCACGACAAACGGACTCAACGGGATATGTCCGCTGCCGAGCTCACGCCAATTGCCTGAGGATGCTTCGTACTCGATCTTCGTTTGCGCGTCGGACATGTTGTACTTGTTCCGCCAACGCAGCGCAATCGCGGGTGCCGGGCTAGCACTTGTTCCTCCGGGTGCGAGATTGGCGCGCAGCGTTGTATTGAGCGCGAAAATATCCGGAGGCGTACTCGTGTAGGTGGCCGTCACGCGGACGACGGGATTGGATTCGGTGGAACTGATACCGTAACTCGGCAGCTCGTTGGCGTAGTAATCGATATTGACTGTCGAGCCGTCAAGACGGCGCACAGCCCAGTAGTCGAAATAGTACGTTGTACTTCCGATGGTGCGCGACGCCGGCGCCACCACTTTGTGCCGATAGTAATAGCCCATCGGGATCGCGGTAGGTGTCGTTCTCGTGACGTTCGCGCGATTATCCTCATTCTTGAATTCCAGGGGAATACCGGACGGAACGCTGAGAAAGAGTCGGGAAGGGATGGCATCCGCGGCAAGCTGCACGGCGGTGAACACCGGTGTCGCGAGACTCGTCCCTCCGGTGTAATTCGACTTCATGATACCGTCCCAGCCATGCATCGTGTATCCCGGCTGTTTGTAGGCCGGGCGATCGGCCTGACAGTTCACGTTCTCGATGCCGCGATACGAGAATCCGCAATTGTCGGTCTTGTACTCGTCGGGACAACCCCAGAGATGCCCGATTTCATGCGCGACAACGCTCCGCATCGGGAGATCAAAGGGGGTGGAGCCGGCATAGCGCGTGTCCATGGTCCAGTACACGCCTTCTTTGTCCGTGCCGCTGTTCCACCAGACACTCGACGCGTGGGGCCAGATTGCCGCATCACCCGAGGGCTTGTAAGCGATGAAGCCCGTCACAGACTCATCCGCCCCGGTCAGCGCGCGGATCTTATTGTTGTACCACCAGCAATACTCGAGACCGTCGCCGGCCCAGGACCAGCTCGGTGGACTATCGGAACCACTCGGAGTATAGAAGCGCCTGACGATTTCGCGGATGAACACGTCCTCGCCGACCACTGTCGGCTCGCCGGTGACAAGCGCGTAGTCACCGTAGGGAGTATACAGTCGCCAAAACATCGTGACGACCTTTCCATAGGCCGATGCGAAAGTGACCCAGAAGTTCACGCCCGCGATGTAGTAGTTCCGGTAGTCGTTGTATACGGTGTTATCCCAGTTGTACGACCCTGTCCCGGTTTTGCTTTCCATGAAGAAACTCGTATGCGCGACGAGCCCCCGAAGGGCAGAGCGCCGAAGGATTTGCGGATCGCCTCCCCCGATCGTGGGCAAGCCCTGAAACACCTCGCGCGGTGACGGTTCCTCGGTAACGTATGCACGGACACAGTCCAATTCGGGCATTGCCTGCATACGCGCCCACTGTTCTTCGCCCGCAAGTCGGATGCGCTCTGCTTCCTGCTCTGAAATGGGGCGCTTGACGAAGTCGAGGTACTCGACGATAGCGCGATCAGCATCATTCTCCGCGGACTGAATAGTATTGCCGCTTTGATTGCTGCGGAACTCGGCGCTGTTGTAGGAAACCGCAAGCACTCCGATGCTGCCTGTCGCCGCGGCCAGGCGGGTATTCAGTACAGCCTCCGTGGCGGTGGGCGGAACCCATGCCAGCATGCGTTGCGGTGAGGTAATGATGGACACGAGTGCGCCTTTGCGTGTGAGCTCGTCACGCAGGAGAAGCGCCTCGTCGATGGATGATGCTGTTGTTTGGATGACGGCCAGGTGCTGATTGTGCGCCTCGAGGCCGAATTCCGCGACGCCGGGCGGGGTATAGACCGGCTGCTGCGCCTGCGCAAAGGCACAGAGCGGCAGCAGGACGGAGAACAGAACCGCACCGAGCATGTGCTTCCAGTGTTTCATGGAGGCTCCTCTCAGTTGGTTGATTGAAGCGGTGTCGAGTCGGATGAACGCGTCTGCCGCCGCCGACAGGCGACGGCGGAAATGGAATCATGCGCTATGCAAATGGGAATGCCGCGCAGACATCGTCTCGCCTTAAAAAAAGGACTGATAAGTATGAATACAACATACGCAATTCCCGCGATGATGTCAAGGGGTGCGGCGCGCGAGCATCCTTCCGCCGTTCCGATGCATGCCATGAGCTGTGCGTCATCAGGCGGCCTCCCGGTTCTCCGGCGGTCTCCCGGGTACGATGGTTGGAACCCCCGCCACGAATTCGTATGTTCGGGATGTGTCACGTCATACTCACATGTCCCGGCCCGCCCTCCGCGGCGGTCCGATCACATACAGCACAGGAGAAATCTCATGAACATCGCCGTTTTTGGTACGGGAATGGTCGCGCAGACCATTGGCCCCGCTTTCGCAGCGCAAGGGCATACCGTGGTGTACGGTACACGCAATCCTGCGGAAACGCTGGCCCGCAGTGAAGCCGGTCCTTTTGGAGCGCCACCGTTCGCGGAGTGGTTTAAGACGCAGCCGGATGCGCGTCTCGTTCCCTTCGCCGGGGCCGCTGAAGGTGCGGAGCTTATCGTGAACGCCACCTCCGGTCAGGGGTCGCTCCCCGCGCTCGAAAGTGCCGGTGCGCAACGACTCGAAGGGAAAATCCTTATAGACATTGCCAACCCGCTGGATTTCTCGAACGGATTTCCCCCGTCCCTCTCCGTGTGCAATACCGACTCTCTCGGTGAGCAGATTCAGCGCGCGTTTCCCGGACTCAAGGTCGTGAAAACGCTGAACACGCTCACCGCCGCGCTGATGGTCAATCCTGCGGCCCTGCCCGCCGATCATGTCATATTCATGAGCGGCGACAATGCGGAAGCAAAGACGCGGGTGGCATCGCTCCTGCAGGAGGCGTTCGGCTGGAAAGCGCAGAACATCATCAACCTTGGCGATATCACGACAGCGCGCGGAACGGAAATGGTGCTTCCCCTGTGGGTGCGGCTGTATGCGTCTCTCCAAACGCCGATGTTCAATTTCGGTATCGTCCGGCAGAGCGAGGCGCCGTAAGGCCGCGTACTCCTTCCGCGGTATGGCTGCCGTGTTCGGAACTGTTCAAACCACATTGCAACGGAACTCGAATTCCTGTATTATCCGGTGAGGACTTTGGCGGCTTTCCGAAATCGTTTCGTGAGCAGGTCCAATATCCGCTGTCTGTCATCCTCTCTCGCCGGATCGTATCCTGGTCAGAAAGGTTGCGGCGGCACAGCATCCTTCTCAATCAGTAACGGGTGGATCTTATGCTCGATGTTTCCGCGAAACCGCGAACCCTTCGCACCGCGACTGCCCGCGCCAGACTGCATCTCCATCCCGCGACCCTTGCGCGTGTGCATGCCGGAACCATTCCGAAGGGCAATCCCCTGGAGGTGGCCAAAGTCGCCGCCGTGCAGGCCGCCAAGCAGACCAGCGCCATCATTCCCTACTGTCATCCCCTCCCCATCGATTACGTCGGCGTGCAGTATGAATTCGGCGATGACTGGATAGATGCCATCGTTTCCGTCAAGGTCATGTACCGTACCGGAGTCGAGATGGAAGCCATGACCGCCGCCGCAGTCGCCGTGCTCACGCTGTACGACATGATGAAGATGCTCGATGCGGACATGTCCATCGGCAGTGTCGTGCTCGAAAAGAAGCGTGGCGGAAAAAACGACTTCCGTACTCCCTACGCCACACCTCTCCGAGCGGCCGTGCTCGTGATGTCGGATTCCATCTCCGCGGGGACCAAGTCCGACAGCTCCGGACGCATGATCGCGGATCGCCTCGGCGCCGAAGGTGTGTCTGTTGAGGACTACCGCATCATCCCGGATGACAAGGATGAGATTGTCCGAATGCTACGTTTGTACGCGGACGACACGAAGCTCGATCTGGTCATGACCACCGGAGGTACGGGTTTTAGCGCTCGCGACTGCACGCCCGAGGCCATGGCGGAGGTGATTGACCGGCACGCTCCCGGCATTTCCGAAGCGGCGCGTAGTTACGGGCAGGAGCGCACACCGTTTTCCATGCTCTCCCGCGCACAGGCGGGATTGCGCGGTCACACGTTGATCGTCAATCTGCCCGGCTCGAAGAAAGGCGTCGCCGATTCACTGGACGCCCTGTTTCCCGGGCTGCTGCATTCCTTCAAAATGATTCGCGGAGGAGGGCACGAATAATGCTCGACTTCTCCGACGCACTTGGATTAATCATTCGCGCTGCCAAGCCCCCGCCTCCCGTGGATGTCCCGCTCAAGTCCGCCGCCGGTCGCGTGCTCGCCGCGGACGTCAAGTCTGCGTCGCCACTGCCGCGCTTCGATGCTTCGGCCGTTGATGGCTACGCCCTTCGGGCGGCGGATACATCCGCAGCCAGTGAAAAGGGAGAGGTGCGACTCACGGTAACGGACACCATTTCCGCGGGGACAGGTTCGCACACAGCGCGCCCGGGTACGGCGCTTCGCATCTTCACAGGAGCGATGATGCCGAAAGGCGCCGACAGCGTGGTGATGCAGGAACATGTGCTGCGCGACGGCGATGCCATTCTGCTCGGGAAATCTGTGTCCCCCGGAGCGAACGTACGACTCAAAGGTGAAGAGTTTCAGAAAAATGCACTTGTCTTTCCCAAAGGTACGCTCGTCACACCGCCGGTAGTGGGCATGCTCGCGTCGCTCGGAAAAACGGAGTTGCGTGTGTATGATCTTCCCCGCGTCGAGGTGATCGTTACGGGAAATGAACTGCTCGAACCGGGCACCCCGCTGTCTCCCGGCAAAATCTACGATTCCAACGGCGTGACGATCTCCACCGCGCTGCGCGCCTTGGGCTTGTCTTCGGTGCGGGTCCATCGCGTGAAAGATAACCTTGCGTCCATCCGGCGTGCCTTGCGTACGGCGCTGCAGCGCGCTGATATCGTGGTCACAGCCGGAGGCGCATCCGTGGGGGATTTCGATTATATCAGGGAAGCGTGTGAAGCGGAGGGTGTGCGGTTGAAGTATCAGACACTTGCCATCAAGCCGGGGAAGCCCAACATGTTCGGCACACGGGATCGGGTGCTGTTTTTCGGACTGCCCGGTAATCCTGTAGCCGCGCTGCTTTCCTTGCATTTGCTGGTGCAACCCGCGGTCTGCGGATTGATGGGACTTCCGAACCGATACACAGGCGGATTTTCGGCCCGACTGACATGCGGCATCAAGAAAAAAGCGGGACGCCTCGAGTTTCTTCGAGGCGTCCTGCACGCCGACGGCAACGGGACCTACGTGGTAACCCCGGTGCTGGCTCAGGATTCCCACATGCTCAGCGGACTTGCGCAGGCGGATTGCCTCATCCATTTTCCGAAAGATGCCGGCAGCTTGGACGAAGGTGAATCCGTCACCGTCACATCCCTGCGATGGAGTCTTGCATGAGGAGCGGTGAAAGAAACGGAATGCTCCGGTATATCACATTCTTTTGGCTTCATGGCTGAGACGCTTTTCACACCCTGGATTCTCGGACTCTTTTTCCTCATCGCCGTACTGTACTCCAGCGTCGGCCACGGGGGTGCCACAGGGTATCTCGGTTTGTTCGCCTTTCTGGGCGCCGCAACCGCCGCCGTCGTACCGGTGGCTCTGGTTTTGAATATGCTCGTTGCCGGGACGGGGTTCTATATCTTCCGGCGAAAGGGATATTTTTCCTGGACGCTGCTGGCACCTTTCGTCGCGGCTTCCATTCCCGCGGCGTTTCTCGGGGGGATGCTTCGCTTGGAAGCGGATACGTTCCGGGCGATTCTCGGCGTGGTCCTGCTCGCAGCCGGATTACGGATGGCATTCATCCCACAAGTAACAATCTCTCGACTGGCTTCCTCCACACGCTACCGCGTCGCGCTCAGCGTGGGCATCGGGTTGACGCTCGGGATAATCAGTGGCATGGTGGGCATCGGCGGGGGAGTATTCCTGAGCCCCATCATCATGTTTCTGGGTTGGGCCGACGCGCGGCAAACAGCGGCCGTGTCCAGCGCTTTTATCGTGCTGAATTCCCTGAGCGGTCTGCTCGGACAGATCACCAAGGGGAATGTGGAAGTCGGCTCGATGTGGCTGCTCGCCGTCATCGTTTTTATCGGCGCACTCGTGGGCTCCTCCCTGGGCGCCAGGCAGACGCGCGTCCGGAGACTTCAGGTCGTGCTGGGAGTCGTGCTGCTCGGCGCGGGCGGGAAAATGATAGCGCAACTCTGGGTATGAACTATGATCCGTACCAGCGACACCACGGCGCTTATCCTCTCCGGCGGGAGAAGCAGCAGAATGGGAAGCGACAAGGCTTTTCTCACGATCCATGGTGTCACCTTCATTCAGCGACTGCTGACGCTCGCCTCCTCGATCTTTCCTTACACAGTGATAAGCGCAAAGGAAGTTGGGAAGTACGCGGATTTCGGTGTTCCGGTGATAGCGGATGACGTCACCGATGCAGGCCCTCTCGCCGGAATCCACGCCTGCATGATCCGTACGAATACACCTTTCCTCTTCGTTCTGACCTGCGACGTCCCCATGATATCCGGGGAAGTGCTTCGTCATGTGTTGCAACATGCGCATGAAGATGAAGTCACCCTCATCGGTACGGGACAGGATCGTCCCCTGCTCTGCGGCGTACTGCCGCGGTTAATGGAGCCCGCCCTCTCCGAGGCATTGCGCAGAGGAAAACACCGTGTGCTCTCCGTCCTCATGCGCGGGAAACACACGGTACTGAATTGTGCGGCGTATTCGGATTGTCTTGTCGGTGTGAACACCAGGGAGGAATACGAGCGCCTGCCCGGCAGTACGTGGTGAGCAGAGAGCAGAGAGAAGAGAGCAGAGAGAAGAGAGCAGAGAGCAGAGAGCAGACAGCAGAGAGAAGAGAGCAGAGAGCAGAGAGCAGAGAGCAGAGAGAAGAGAGCAGAGAGCACGTTTGTACAGTATTCCGCGATGCTGTACTGATTCCCGATTTCGACTGCGGGAGTACGAACAGGATCAGCGTGCTCCGCAATACTCGAAATGGTACAATTCCTTCCCGCTGCGCCTCTGGTACACGGCCCCTGAGCGTAGTCGAAGCCCGATCAGGGACCGCCCTTCGCCCGGTGGCTGAGCGAAGCCGAAGCCCGCTCAGGGACCAGCGCGAGGATGCTGAAACGCAAGGAACAGTGGCGTGACAGATGGAGCCGCTGCCTGCGTAAATGCTCTCGATTGAAACCTATCCATTCCGACACCGGGCCAAATCCCACAGCGAACCGATTAACGATTCTCTCCGCCTCTGGCGGACCGATAAACGATTAACGATTCCCGATTAACGATTCCCGATTAACGATTCCCGCCCAACGCTTCCCGCTTCACGCTTCCCGCTTCACGCTTCCCGCTTCCCGCTTCAGCGTGATGCAAAGACGTAATATCGTGGAGTGACTTGCAAATCCTAAAAAATTTCTGTAAAATGGAGAAATGAATTAAGAAAATAAGGCACAGGGGCGCAAATGCAGTCGTTGGATGAAGCGGATCTCGGAATTCTCGATACCTTGCAGCGTAACGGACGCATCAAGCGCAGTGAAATGGCCGAGCTGGTCGGTCTGTCGCTGCCGGCGGTGAGCGAGCGATTGCGCAAGCTGGAGGAACGAGGCTACATCACGGGCTACGCTGCAATTCTCGATGCCAGGAAATTCGGCAAGGACGTTACCGCTTTCGTGCAGGTTTCAGTCGACACCTCGCTGCATTACGATAACTTCCTCCATCACGCCGAGGCGCATCCGGATATTCTCGAATGTCACGCCATTACGGGCGACGGCTCCCATCTGCTGAAAATCCGAACCGACAATACCGCCACACTGGAGCGCGTGCTTTCCGAGATTCAAGCATGGAAGGAGGTCCAGAGTACACGGACCAGTGTGGTTCTCTCCACCCGAAAAGAGACATTGGCAATTTCCGTTCATCACACCACCACCAAATTATAAAGGTATCACCGTCATGAGCACTACGCGCGAAAACGCCATCGGCAACGTTTTCGACATGATCTCCTCACATAACGTGAAGATGATCGATTTCAAATTCATGGATTTCCCGGGGCAGTGGCAGCACCTCACCGTGCCGATCACACAGCTCAAGCCGGATTCCTTCAACGAGGGATACGGCTTTGACGGATCGAGTCTCCGCGGCTTCAAGAGCATTCACGAGAGCGACATGGTGA
Proteins encoded in this region:
- a CDS encoding T9SS type A sorting domain-containing protein — translated: MKHWKHMLGAVLFSVLLPLCAFAQAQQPVYTPPGVAEFGLEAHNQHLAVIQTTASSIDEALLLRDELTRKGALVSIITSPQRMLAWVPPTATEAVLNTRLAAATGSIGVLAVSYNSAEFRSNQSGNTIQSAENDADRAIVEYLDFVKRPISEQEAERIRLAGEEQWARMQAMPELDCVRAYVTEEPSPREVFQGLPTIGGGDPQILRRSALRGLVAHTSFFMESKTGTGSYNWDNTVYNDYRNYYIAGVNFWVTFASAYGKVVTMFWRLYTPYGDYALVTGEPTVVGEDVFIREIVRRFYTPSGSDSPPSWSWAGDGLEYCWWYNNKIRALTGADESVTGFIAYKPSGDAAIWPHASSVWWNSGTDKEGVYWTMDTRYAGSTPFDLPMRSVVAHEIGHLWGCPDEYKTDNCGFSYRGIENVNCQADRPAYKQPGYTMHGWDGIMKSNYTGGTSLATPVFTAVQLAADAIPSRLFLSVPSGIPLEFKNEDNRANVTRTTPTAIPMGYYYRHKVVAPASRTIGSTTYYFDYWAVRRLDGSTVNIDYYANELPSYGISSTESNPVVRVTATYTSTPPDIFALNTTLRANLAPGGTSASPAPAIALRWRNKYNMSDAQTKIEYEASSGNWRELGSGHIPLSPFVVSINQWTGVIVYAVPGTSGTGANPIQANREYRFRIVGYFNTNRGTPSQIASVTTRPSTPADTVYCHDPSEPSTSTNPHVLPSSGSGMLPYRVDGALVITGIAGEFSWFIPQADIYRLTAINLSSGFFGEAVRITLRVKSQSDFVPILRAQRAGTSTYINAVRVGSEWKLTLNTDGEYTIKVEADISQSISYDLVDRWGGHYAFGEYDLEVERISSTPSVHLPGPDLVRVLLVRPFPGEIIPLPHPHPDLFRVGLKRPNLQPFQLYYQTPPGFTFHGIGGDLGDLPNNPSNIPLGPNTLPGVYRIYPRIQPIDPKLAELVVIYPEGPSGPFDHRQTAAIGSTLIAQATPPSDFIFVGWGGDTATTTNPLNVVMWRSKKLIAHYRPKPCVPEPMKAWRHNLAFVNSKNNQVALEYAMQAGAGDGLEAGQIDLPPVPPPTAFDIRWINITGSQGSVTDHRAIKPSHIYQGRVQTGSASPVQMTWPAPPVSPSASFTLKVQGMAGSIDMRTVSNYTFVDEGTYIFTIEVKEKTCPEPTNQNDIVVTPVDIDTKEWPCVRLALELRDRQTGELRPYANPYNLRFEEPTHGGGGEPTRLSAFEQLDTLLIVRFCFDPDKPGRDREIHVINDDDDPDKEKDTTRLRIPLPIPDGNEDPVRYAWKIPGGWQMISLPVDMKDAEASVVFADPSAVLYQFNTATGAYESVGGMAFGRGYWLKSEGYSNILTGINRYLFEWNSLNGIGEPYGYGWNMIGALSKSMAVSGIQVTPSTGMKSIFGWDPSAGYIIPTTVETGKGYWVRVDPGTKLRMETSAVNGGNPALYSKIVDALDIAALLIATHDGQGARVLSVSGTTPSSEIRDILTIPAKPPASLFDMRTAENALFVFNGDNTVSLQGDGSVRLSLAMTDRVRIEVRDESGTLLGVLRGTAGEEIVVPVAGSRKLFLTVTVQARATEFALGGNYPNPFTLSGQTWIPYSLAFESDVRLQVYDLLGRRLRTLVASRQGAGSKLASWDGRDESGIPAPAGIYLYRLETSAGVVSRILTIVK
- a CDS encoding molybdopterin molybdotransferase MoeA, which encodes MLDFSDALGLIIRAAKPPPPVDVPLKSAAGRVLAADVKSASPLPRFDASAVDGYALRAADTSAASEKGEVRLTVTDTISAGTGSHTARPGTALRIFTGAMMPKGADSVVMQEHVLRDGDAILLGKSVSPGANVRLKGEEFQKNALVFPKGTLVTPPVVGMLASLGKTELRVYDLPRVEVIVTGNELLEPGTPLSPGKIYDSNGVTISTALRALGLSSVRVHRVKDNLASIRRALRTALQRADIVVTAGGASVGDFDYIREACEAEGVRLKYQTLAIKPGKPNMFGTRDRVLFFGLPGNPVAALLSLHLLVQPAVCGLMGLPNRYTGGFSARLTCGIKKKAGRLEFLRGVLHADGNGTYVVTPVLAQDSHMLSGLAQADCLIHFPKDAGSLDEGESVTVTSLRWSLA
- a CDS encoding T9SS type A sorting domain-containing protein — protein: MRTLISITVLLLIAAMQAGAQGWRGVQLELTVANGQGRSQVLAVGVYEGASSALDMHMGEGELPPQPPNEVFDARCISTPGASQLGAGSLTDYRPPTPGNNLFSVKYTIAYQAGINASGVTMSWFTPLPGRITKLKIDDADMSGKTEIVSQFATGQFTVELSVDMSPLGFVAIPDQLTFNVNNRDPLPSINLTIRPVGDPSIPWILSPDMTWLDFGQMSGEGELVIPVAVNTRLLPAGTYSGNIRVSTMNYPVYLDIPVNMVMVVGTGETPRPLDLRLEQNYPNPFSATTSIAFTLPRSMHATILVLDALGRTVRTFEADYPSGSQLLHVDAAELPPGFYEYRLIAGGVVLTKQMLLLR
- a CDS encoding sulfite exporter TauE/SafE family protein produces the protein MAETLFTPWILGLFFLIAVLYSSVGHGGATGYLGLFAFLGAATAAVVPVALVLNMLVAGTGFYIFRRKGYFSWTLLAPFVAASIPAAFLGGMLRLEADTFRAILGVVLLAAGLRMAFIPQVTISRLASSTRYRVALSVGIGLTLGIISGMVGIGGGVFLSPIIMFLGWADARQTAAVSSAFIVLNSLSGLLGQITKGNVEVGSMWLLAVIVFIGALVGSSLGARQTRVRRLQVVLGVVLLGAGGKMIAQLWV
- a CDS encoding NAD(P)-binding domain-containing protein produces the protein MNIAVFGTGMVAQTIGPAFAAQGHTVVYGTRNPAETLARSEAGPFGAPPFAEWFKTQPDARLVPFAGAAEGAELIVNATSGQGSLPALESAGAQRLEGKILIDIANPLDFSNGFPPSLSVCNTDSLGEQIQRAFPGLKVVKTLNTLTAALMVNPAALPADHVIFMSGDNAEAKTRVASLLQEAFGWKAQNIINLGDITTARGTEMVLPLWVRLYASLQTPMFNFGIVRQSEAP
- the moaCB gene encoding bifunctional molybdenum cofactor biosynthesis protein MoaC/MoaB; its protein translation is MLDVSAKPRTLRTATARARLHLHPATLARVHAGTIPKGNPLEVAKVAAVQAAKQTSAIIPYCHPLPIDYVGVQYEFGDDWIDAIVSVKVMYRTGVEMEAMTAAAVAVLTLYDMMKMLDADMSIGSVVLEKKRGGKNDFRTPYATPLRAAVLVMSDSISAGTKSDSSGRMIADRLGAEGVSVEDYRIIPDDKDEIVRMLRLYADDTKLDLVMTTGGTGFSARDCTPEAMAEVIDRHAPGISEAARSYGQERTPFSMLSRAQAGLRGHTLIVNLPGSKKGVADSLDALFPGLLHSFKMIRGGGHE